One window of Nymphaea colorata isolate Beijing-Zhang1983 chromosome 1, ASM883128v2, whole genome shotgun sequence genomic DNA carries:
- the LOC116255610 gene encoding dynein light chain 1, cytoplasmic-like: MLEGKALVQDTDMPAKMQVHAMTSASRALDLYDVLDCKNIAAHIKREFDAIYGCGWQCVVGYNFGCFFTHSEGTFIYFCVETLNFLVFKGAPK, translated from the exons ATGTTGGAAGGGAAGGCTTTGGTCCAAGATACGGACATGCCAGCGAAGATGCAGGTTCACGCCATGACCTCTGCATCTCGTGCTCTTGATCTATATGACGTCTTGGACTGTAAAAACATCGCTGCCCACATAAAAAGG GAATTCGATGCAATCTATGGGTGTGGATGGCAGTGTGTTGTGGGATACAACTTCGGTTGCTTCTTCACTCATTCGGAGGGCACTTTTATTTACTTCTGCGTGGAGACGCTGAACTTCTTGGTTTTCAAAGGAGCTCCTAAGTGA